The following are from one region of the Venenivibrio stagnispumantis genome:
- a CDS encoding IS1/IS1595 family N-terminal zinc-binding domain-containing protein has translation MKKRGRPRKYQENINCPECGSNWCKKFGKNTGRQRYKCNQCGRHFYEGAKYYKHSEKVKLLALKMYSEGMSKSAIARVLNLPYGTVARWIYEVGKFLDKHLQEKWKKLANRIDIDEISYIDIS, from the coding sequence ATGAAGAAGAGAGGCAGACCAAGAAAATATCAAGAGAATATAAATTGCCCAGAATGTGGTTCTAATTGGTGTAAAAAGTTTGGAAAAAATACAGGAAGGCAAAGATATAAATGTAATCAATGCGGAAGACATTTCTACGAAGGTGCTAAATATTATAAACACTCAGAAAAAGTAAAACTTCTTGCTTTAAAAATGTATAGCGAAGGAATGAGTAAATCTGCTATAGCAAGAGTATTAAATCTACCTTATGGAACAGTAGCCAGATGGATATATGAAGTTGGCAAATTTTTAGATAAGCATTTACAGGAAAAATGGAAAAAATTAGCTAATAGGATAGATATAGATGAAATATCGTATATTGATATATCTTGA
- a CDS encoding PIN domain-containing protein: protein MKKVTIDTNIFIRLFTIDDEVKFKKAKELIEKAEKGKIKLLVPYLVIAEIVWVLEKVYKRSKIEISEVITAIINTPGIEVELFEVIEYAIELYKDKNIKFTDAFIASWSIFYKVDEIITFDETDFKKVEKLKVRNL, encoded by the coding sequence GTGAAAAAAGTAACCATTGATACTAACATTTTTATAAGATTATTCACAATAGATGATGAAGTTAAATTTAAAAAAGCAAAGGAGTTAATAGAAAAAGCCGAAAAAGGAAAAATTAAACTTTTAGTTCCTTATCTTGTAATTGCTGAAATAGTCTGGGTATTAGAAAAAGTTTATAAAAGAAGTAAAATTGAAATTTCTGAGGTAATAACTGCAATTATAAATACGCCTGGTATTGAAGTTGAGTTATTTGAAGTTATAGAATATGCCATAGAATTATATAAAGATAAAAATATAAAGTTTACAGATGCTTTTATAGCCTCTTGGTCAATATTTTATAAGGTAGATGAAATAATAACTTTTGATGAAACGGATTTTAAAAAGGTTGAAAAATTAAAAGTTAGAAATTTATAA
- a CDS encoding AbrB/MazE/SpoVT family DNA-binding domain-containing protein has protein sequence MKKEELLVKVLPEGKVIIPKEIRDKLGIKEGSILIIRKRKNKIELQKVKTIKDFFGFLKGEKTATEEEIDKAIYEAVEEREKSNH, from the coding sequence ATGAAAAAGGAAGAGTTGTTAGTTAAAGTATTACCGGAAGGTAAAGTAATAATACCTAAAGAAATTAGAGATAAACTGGGTATAAAAGAAGGTAGTATATTGATTATAAGGAAAAGAAAAAACAAGATAGAATTGCAAAAAGTTAAAACTATAAAAGATTTTTTTGGGTTTTTAAAAGGAGAAAAAACAGCAACAGAAGAAGAAATAGATAAAGCTATATATGAGGCTGTAGAAGAACGTGAAAAAAGTAACCATTGA